One genomic segment of Thermodesulfobacterium sp. TA1 includes these proteins:
- a CDS encoding 4Fe-4S binding protein produces MKPEERLSSGAIPIAYEIKTCFGAKGCPNSLNRSFDLIPALEEVVKNSQLDEFIKNKLKNQPLRPHHRLKVSVSDCPNGCSQLYIADFGLHGFVKVKWDSKLCNFCEECVHVCEEEALKRVDQKIRIDRKKCVGCGACIKACPNGVLKETFKGYKIYVGGKLGRHPRLASFLTYALPEEIPVYLEKLLSFYKEYNEKGERTGTIIEKLGWQKAKKLILTR; encoded by the coding sequence GTGAAACCAGAAGAAAGATTATCTTCAGGTGCTATTCCTATAGCATATGAAATCAAAACTTGTTTTGGAGCCAAAGGTTGTCCCAACTCCCTTAATCGCTCTTTTGATTTGATACCAGCCTTAGAAGAGGTGGTTAAAAATTCCCAGCTTGATGAATTCATAAAAAATAAGTTAAAAAATCAACCTTTAAGGCCTCATCATAGGCTTAAAGTCTCTGTTTCCGATTGTCCTAATGGATGTTCTCAACTATACATCGCCGATTTTGGATTACATGGATTTGTAAAAGTAAAATGGGATAGCAAGTTATGTAATTTTTGTGAAGAGTGCGTGCATGTTTGTGAAGAAGAGGCTCTTAAAAGGGTTGATCAAAAGATCCGCATAGACAGGAAAAAATGTGTAGGCTGTGGAGCATGTATAAAGGCTTGTCCTAACGGAGTGTTAAAAGAAACCTTTAAAGGTTATAAAATCTATGTGGGAGGCAAACTGGGAAGGCATCCAAGACTGGCTTCTTTTTTAACCTACGCATTACCTGAAGAAATTCCTGTGTATTTAGAAAAATTGCTGTCTTTTTATAAAGAATATAACGAAAAAGGCGAGCGAACAGGGACTATTATAGAAAAACTGGGTTGGCAAAAAGCTAAAAAACTTATACTAACCCGTTAA
- a CDS encoding ATP-binding protein: protein MAVRKIIEIEEELCNGCGQCVSVCHEGAIAIIDGKAKLVSEEVCDGLGACIGECPTGAIKIVEKKIASSPSLPCGCPSHQLKEFLPKENLYNQQEIASSLSHWPVKLRLIPPSTSFLKGANLLVCADCVAVAYPMLHTQLLPEKKILTGCPKFDPPELYLEKFTEIFTKAQPKSLEIAIMEVPCCRALVKMLLNIRETIPTNFPFKVYTITIDGKIKNVEEV, encoded by the coding sequence ATGGCGGTTCGAAAGATTATCGAGATAGAAGAAGAGCTTTGTAACGGTTGTGGTCAATGTGTATCTGTCTGTCATGAAGGTGCTATAGCTATCATAGACGGAAAGGCTAAACTTGTTTCTGAAGAGGTTTGCGACGGACTCGGAGCTTGTATAGGGGAATGCCCTACCGGTGCCATAAAAATCGTAGAAAAAAAGATAGCTTCTTCCCCTTCCCTTCCTTGCGGATGCCCTTCTCATCAGCTAAAAGAATTCCTACCTAAGGAAAACCTTTACAACCAACAGGAGATAGCCTCTTCCCTTTCTCACTGGCCGGTAAAACTTAGATTAATTCCTCCTTCAACCTCCTTTCTAAAAGGAGCAAACCTTTTGGTTTGCGCAGACTGTGTGGCTGTAGCCTATCCTATGCTTCATACACAACTCTTACCTGAAAAGAAAATCCTTACAGGATGTCCCAAGTTCGACCCTCCTGAATTATACTTGGAAAAATTTACAGAAATTTTTACCAAAGCCCAGCCTAAAAGTTTAGAAATAGCCATCATGGAAGTCCCCTGCTGCAGGGCTCTGGTAAAAATGCTTTTAAACATAAGAGAAACGATACCTACAAATTTTCCTTTTAAAGTTTACACCATAACCATAGACGGAAAAATTAAAAACGTCGAGGAGGTTTAA